In a genomic window of Brettanomyces nanus chromosome 1, complete sequence:
- a CDS encoding uncharacterized protein (EggNog:ENOG41): protein MTVPSSMSNSASASASNSASNSLSSPHAKNHRFASVYQTNDRPLSEEAIYKARQRYGMFQSPAKVGLGVDAYASDTAALLAASSDLSIHPYKPSLSADAATAALYANTDSSPIAWKRNNVDPNAEYAAISAKSQSSQSEDVTDSSDSGEPQKKAAYASLYRRDHGFPVRSSSQAGNNISAPATPAFSISSITKVARESAARSINSRMNPPVSSTDAIVSPGRSNRHAMTISSSSSATGTINLAHITSLAQASATREIDLRLRDRKTGHGIPTASDTASNNSLLASRCATASKTTGVLPDYAVSERETLKRNTLVNKVVLATAFKRASDTMKQIDNNIISKGVFSNKELNQKALQVAQERANKVAEDPANDSSKINLGGGLFMSFAAINALAASVVQPALREIDSKAKLQREVDQHDLVVSGNIKQRKIEHKKELKVAKEADKQMLAAEVEERRVQLEGDKEGLRGEQEELLKQHSEEVAAKETEFDEQVKHEEEEKQQIDGEREEKLQALNDTKAEKDGVRESEISEIKEKRDHELAPIEEELGQEKEKLAELTKVREEKEAFYNEHRSRVDIATTQLERTEYQLSKLKEQLEITEKDSGEASTQAAKEVEEASELGKSSEKTIAEKKESLESMRRERSELEGQIEELDGKRREVLGGVNSTVRENHKEAGEINSILPDHLKKEVPKLKEEKDKIDLSKFTVDDSAIKEPAEVKPEPEDIPDKIWNEEDDKIAKEKAAKEKAAKEKAVKDKKEATRAASEASKEANSKKRSGNLFSNGFKKVKEAPKKAGFGKKLVNLFNEPAPLAHKKATATLKDDTIDDNFSGFSQDFVNDKKN from the exons ATGACG GTACCAAGCTCGATGTCTAATTCcgcttctgcttctgcttctaaTTCTGCGTCCAATTCATTGTCCTCTCCCCATGCAAAAAATCATCGGTTTGCCTCTGTCTATCAGACCAACGATAGGCCACTAAGCGAGGAGGCTATCTACAAAGCTAGACAGAGGTACGGTATGTTTCAAAGCCCTGCTAAAGTTGGTTTAGGTGTGGATGCATATGCCTCGGATACTGCTGCCCTATTGGCTGCTAGCTCTGACTTGTCTATTCATCCTTATAAGCCCAGTCTCTCTGCTGACGCTGCCACTGCTGCTTTGTATGCCAATACCGATTCGTCGCCTATTGCGTGGAAGCGTAACAATGTTGACCCGAATGCAGAATATGCTGCCATTTCTGCCAAATCGCAGAGCTCGCAGTCCGAGGACGTTACCGATTCTAGCGACTCTGGTGAACCTCAGAAGAAAGCCGCATACGCTTCTCTTTACAGACGTGATCATGGCTTTCCGGTAAGATCCTCATCTCAAGCCGGTAACAACATATCAGCACCAGCTACTCCGGCTTTTAGCATCTCCTCAATTACTAAAGTTGCCAGAGAAAGTGCTGCCAGGTCGATCAATTCCAGGATGAATCCTCCAGTATCGTCCACCGATGCCATAGTGTCCCCCGGACGATCGAACCGACATGCCATGACGATCTCTTCTAGTTCTTCTGCTACCGGCACCATCAACTTGGCCCACATCACCTCATTGGCGCAGGCTTCTGCCACACGGGAAATCGATTTGCGGTTGAGAGACCGGAAGACTGGCCATGGAATTCCTACAGCTAGTGATACAGCCAGTAATAACAGTCTTCTTGCCAGTAGATGTGCCACGGCCTCTAAAACCACGGGCGTTCTGCCAGATTATGCCGTAAGTGAACGTGAGACTTTAAAGCGTAACACTTTAGTCAACAAGGTCGTTTTGGCAACAGCTTTCAAGAGAGCCAGTGATACCATGAAACAGATTGATAATAATATCATATCAAAGGGAGTATTCTCCAATAAGGAGTTGAACCAAAAGGCGTTGCAAGTTGCCCAGGAAAGGGCCAATAAAGTGGCAGAAGATCCTGCCAACGATTCCTCGAAGATTAACCTTGGAGGAGGATTGTTTATGAGTTTTGCAGCAATCAATGCTTTGGCTGCTTCGGTTGTTCAACCTGCATTGAGGGAGATTGATTCCAAGGCTAAGTTGcagagagaagttgatcagCACGACTTAGTGGTTAGCGGAAACATCaagcagagaaagattgagcataagaaagagttgaaagttgccaaagaagctgatAAGCAAATGCTTGCCGCAGAAGTTGAGGAACGTCGTGTTCAACTGGAGGGAGATAAGGAAGGACTCAGAGGAGAGCAAGAAGAGTTATTGAAGCAGCACAGCGAGGAGGTTGCTGCTAAGGAAACCGAATTTGATGAACAGGTTAAGcatgaagaagaagagaagcagcagattgatggagagagagaagagaaattgcAAGCGTTGAATGATACTAAGGCCGAAAAAGATGGAGTTCGTGAGTCTGAGATTTCTGagatcaaagagaaaagagaccATGAATTGGCCCCTATTGAGGAAGAGTTGGGgcaagagaaggagaaattggCTGAATTGACCAAGGTAAGAGAGGAAAAAGAGGCGTTTTACAACGAACATAGGTCGCGTGTGGATATAGCTACTACACAACTAGAGAGGACAGAGTATCAACTCAGCAAGCTTAAAGAGCAATTGGAAATAACCGAAAAGGATAGTGGAGAAGCTTCGACACAGGCtgccaaagaagttgaggaaGCATCAGAACTAGGTAAATCGAGTGAAAAGACAATTGcggaaaagaaggagtcTTTGGAATCAatgaggagagaaagaagtgaGTTGGAAGGCCAGATCGAAGAACTTGATGGTAAGAGAAGAGAGGTTTTAGGTGGAGTCAATTCTACAGTGAGGGAGAATCATAAGGAAGCGGGTGAGATTAACAGTATTCTACCGGATCACCTGAAAAAAGAGGTTCCAAAGctaaaggaagaaaaggataagaTTGATTTGTCCAAATTTACAGTGGATGACAGTGCAATTAAAGAACCTGCTGAAGTTAAGCCCGAGCCGGAAGATATCCCAGACAAGATTTggaatgaagaagatgataaaatTGCTAAGGAGAAGGCTGCCAAGGAGAAGGCTGCTAAAGAAAAGGCTGTTAAGGACAAGAAGGAAGCCACAAGGGCAGCTTCAGAAGCCTCAAAGGAGGCCAAttcgaagaagagaagcgGCAACTTGTTTAGCAATGGATTCAAAAAGGTGAAAGAAGCACCGAAAAAGGCCGGATTCGGTAAGAAGCTTGTCAACTTATTCAATGAGCCTGCTCCGTTAGCGCACAAGAAGGCCACCGCCACGTTGAAGGACGATACAATCGACGATAACTTTTCAGGATTCTCGCAGGATTTTGTgaatgataagaagaatTAG
- a CDS encoding uncharacterized protein (BUSCO:EOG09340SQS) yields the protein MESVSIGNELKDSYKRVDKWVKSNISWLSEVENFYKQRATIEREYADKLNQLTSESFKNKAKATSVLSVGEDPVITPGSLESASMVAWTEILTQAESIAKQRTQLARDFDSRIAADVRSTMEKYESIRTRWKGANDEIIHIRDKNYEEVKTKKKLYDEACQAMENRRAKSERNRGSSTGSQEKLQKKEQEMNVAKNRYLLSINVANRLKDKYYYQDIPEILDGLQSVNEAKVSRLNSILLSSAYFERKCNEKISQYLKTEDTVVQQNLPRLDTAMFVKHNMGSWKEPADFLFEPSPIWHDDETMVVEEGSVELEDLKIKLGESSSTYEKYGEICMNEKQDVAELLDERNKLLGDSFKEVKIKSKEDYAKFEILLVKSITSLQQFTADDSKRVSAEVEIEVIQSATNGKDMTITRPIHKQKKSRFGLFRKKKEAGGSDELSEEGSEMRSLSSSISKISINPGNSKMRVFSGIGKKLGLTTSVIGAVGSTTATARFTYDAAGDDELSVTAGEALTVIEVDDGSGWTVVANETQTQGLVPTSYIEVEQQDASTRSSSPKKVGPRVAPRKGAKRIKYMEILYDYSPQGDDELDVKAGEKIVVVSGDDGSGWTEGEVNGERGLFPTSYAKDI from the coding sequence ATGGAAAGTGTCAGCATCGGAAACGAGCTTAAGGACAGTTACAAACGAGTTGATAAATGGGTCAAGTCCAACATCAGCTGGCTCAGTGAAGTGGAGAACTTCTACAAACAGCGAGCTACTATAGAACGGGAATACGCAGATAAATTAAACCAATTGACGTCGGAATCGTTTAAAAATAAAGCCAAAGCCACATCAGTTCTCTCCGTTGGAGAGGATCCCGTCATCACTCCTGGTTCTCTAGAAAGTGCAAGCATGGTGGCTTGGACGGAAATCTTGACTCAGGCGGAAAGCATCGCTAAGCAGAGGACTCAATTGGCACGTGACTTTGATAGTCGTATTGCGGCCGACGTCCGAAGCACCATGGAAAAGTACGAGTCGATCCGTACCCGTTGGAAAGGTGCAAACGATGAGATAATCCACATCAGAGACAAGAATTATGAGGAGGTGAAGacgaaaaaaaagttgtaTGACGAAGCTTGTCAGGCTATGGAAAACCGGAGAGCCAAGTCTGAGAGAAATAGAGGTTCTAGTACGGGAAGCCAAGAAAAgttgcagaagaaggagcagGAGATGAATGTGGCCAAGAATCGATACTTGCTTTCTATCAACGTGGCCAATCGATTGAAGGACAAGTATTACTATCAGGATATTCCCGAGATTTTGGATGGACTTCAGAGTGTTAACGAGGCCAAAGTGAGTCGCTTGAATTCCATTTTACTTAGTTCCGCCTATTTCGAGCGCAAGTGCAATGAAAAAATCAGCCAATATCTTAAGACCGAGGATACAGTGGTTCAACAGAATCTACCTCGTCTTGATACTGCCATGTTTGTCAAGCATAATATGGGCTCTTGGAAAGAGCCTGCagattttctttttgagcCATCTCCTATTTGgcatgatgatgagactATGGTGgtagaagaaggaagtgTAGAGTTGgaggacttgaagataAAATTGGGCGAATCCAGTTCTACTTACGAGAAGTACGGGGAGATTTGTATGAATGAAAAACAGGACGTCGCCGAGCTATTGGACGAAAGAAATAAGTTGTTAGGTGATTCATTCAAAGAGGTAAAGATCAAATCCAAGGAGGATTATGCCAAATTTGAGATTCTTTTGGTCAAATCGATCACTTCATTGCAGCAGTTTACGGCTGATGATTCCAAAAGAGTCAGTGCGGAGGTAGAGATTGAGGTGATCCAGTCTGCTACTAATGGCAAAGATATGACAATCACGAGACCTATTcataagcagaagaagtcgCGATTTGGGTTGTttaggaagaagaaggaagctGGTGGTAGTGATGAGTTGAGCGAGGAAGGATCCGAGATGCGTAGTTTGAGTAGTTCTATCAGTAAGATCTCAATCAACCCCGGAAATAGCAAAATGAGAGTTTTTAGTGGCATCGGAAAGAAACTCGGGCTAACCACTAGTGTCATTGGGGCCGTTGGTTCTACCACTGCCACAGCTAGATTTACATACGATGCAGCAGGAGACGACGAACTTAGCGTGACAGCAGGAGAAGCCCTTACAGTGATagaagttgatgatggatcGGGTTGGACGGTAGTTGCCAATGAAACACAAACTCAAGGTCTCGTTCCGACGAGTTACATAGAGGTGGAGCAGCAGGATGCATCAACAAGATCTTCCTCACCTAAAAAAGTGGGTCCTAGAGTGGCACCACGTAAAGGAGCGAAAAGAATCAAGTACATGGAGATATTATATGACTATAGTCCTCAGGGAGACGACGAATTGGATGTCAAAGCAGGTGAAAAGATTGTTGTGGTAAgtggtgatgatggatCAGGATGGACAGAGGGGGAAGTGAACGGGGAGAGAGGACTGTTCCCAACCAGTTATGCTAAGGATATTTGA
- the CSE4 gene encoding centromeric DNA-binding histone H3-like protein cse4 — protein sequence MARLNKNRATPTKSPRHVLIKRSPPEIPPSPSSSSRTTTRRRLVTRIEEGSTDTVSSGLLRNQPGDPVIKKRRKYKNGTVALRDIKRYQKSTDLLIRKLPFARLVREIVQDDFGSDVSYRWQSVAILALQEASEAYLVHLFEDTNLCAIHAKRVTIMQKDIHLARRLRGD from the coding sequence ATGGCAAGATTAAACAAAAACAGAGCAACACCTACAAAATCTCCACGACATGTGCTGATTAAGAGATCGCCCCCAGAAATTCCCCCCTCTCCGTCCAGTAGCAGTCGCACCActacgagaagaagactggTTACGCGAATTGAGGAAGGATCCACTGACACTGTGTCCAGTGGCCTCTTAAGAAACCAGCCCGGAGATCCGGTGATTAAGAAGCGTAGGAAATACAAGAATGGAACGGTGGCACTTAGAGATATCAAAAGGTATCAAAAGTCGACCGACCTACTTATTAGAAAATTACCCTTTGCTAGATTGGTCAGAGAGATCGTCCAGGACGACTTCGGCTCAGACGTTTCGTACAGATGGCAATCAGTGGCCATATTGGCACTACAAGAAGCCAGCGAGGCTTATTTGGTGCATTTGTTTGAGGACACAAACTTATGTGCTATTCACGCGAAGAGAGTTACTATTATGCAGAAGGATATTCACCTAGCAAGGAGATTGAGAGGTGACTAA